In the Triticum aestivum cultivar Chinese Spring chromosome 2B, IWGSC CS RefSeq v2.1, whole genome shotgun sequence genome, tAAATCGCAGCTCCGCCGGCAGTCCcagagcttgtgcggtgaactttttccaaaccccgCCAGACagagaaaacaattacttgatatcaggaaatgaacaaagttgccgatatggtgcgctaatgatcgattgaacttacttctcaagcattttagtcatggtcgcatactcctcgGGATTTTTTCGTTtcgagtctatgacggttactagtcccttctcaagcttaatctctagcataATAAAGTGAAagatgcgcatgcatgcataactcatcaattacattactataacgtcgagtaataagggaaaccgaatatgcacaagacagtaaaaTTCCTTCAACAAAAAATATGAACTAGGGTTTATCTTCACACTACCGTTCCAACTAGTGATTTGAGTTCATATCCATAGAACATCTAGAATGAACCTAAAACAATCCTAGGGTACAAAAAATTAAATGTACTTCAAAAACAGATGATTTGAATCAAATAATGTGACGAATCGGAAGCTATTTGactaaaactaattggagggatcggaTGAGCTTATTTTTCTCgtttcggggccatctcgatccgcaaaaacggTGAAAAACAAAGAAGATCCAAAGTGGGGAGTGGAGGAGACGAGAGAGGGGCGAGAGAAAGAACTCCTCTGTTCTTCGGGCGGTTGGGTGGGGAGAATGGGGTGAGGCGCGGCCCGCGGGCTTTTAAGTATCCTGACGCCAGGGACAGTGGCCCATGGCGCTAAGGTTATACAGGCTACCGCCAGGGACAGTGGCGGTAGGGGGGGGGGAGGACGGAGGGGGGTTGCTGGCGTGGATTAGTGCCTTACCGCCAGGGTCCCAGGCGGTAGGATGTGTAACCCTACCTCCAGGACTAATGCCGGTAAGAAAAAGGATCAAATTTTAAAACAATATCAAACTAGGGTCAGATTCTGAAAATATTTGCTAAAAGGGTCAAAATACAAAATTTGGCGGCCAGTGCCAGTGTCCGTCACGGACTGAGGGTGATAATCACAGCTAGCTAGAAGACGGGCTGAGGTTGGCCGTGCGTCTCTGTCTCAGATTTTGGCACTGTGACAGCCTTGTATGTATTCGCCAAAATATCAAAGTCCGGACAGTGCCAATGACTGACGTTGCTTTGACTATTCTCCTCCACACATGGAGGCTACGGGTGTGTCGGCAGCACATGGTCATGTGTACGTAGCATTGGAGAACACACCTGCAAATGTCCGTGTCCGTGACTGTGATAATTAACACTAGTTATAGAAAATTATGTCATGCTGGAACTATTTATTGGAATTATAATGATGTTTAGATAAATTTATAGCATTTCTAATGTAACTATCTACATTCTTTCAGCCAATGTATTGGGATTACAATGCTTGCTCCAGTTACTGTCATCGTCGCTGGGATGTCTAAGGAACTGTATCTATTTATTTTTCCTCGTGTTCTTTGCACTGTCACGATCGACAGTTTACGAATAAATCAAAAACAAATACCGCAAAGAAATATGATAGAGTATTTTCTCCGTCTGAATTACTTGTCaatcaaatggatgtatctagcattaaATCAAGGCGGGGTTATTGTAGTAGTTTGTTTAAGGAATCATTGAAACCTTTCTCTCAGGTCTAAATCGAATCGAATGAAAGCTACTTTGCGCCTAACTAAGTGCTCCCAGTGCAGTGCACCGCAGAGCTTAATTTTGCCGTCTGTACTCTGCCTGGTTAGCTTATAAGCAGCTGATCGAGCTTGTGATGATAAACTAAGCTGGTTAAGAAGAACCATTTCCGGCAGCATTGCACAAAGAGCTGGGCTAGATAATAATTTCCCATGGCAGGTCTCGTCATGCAAGAGATGCTTCCGCGGGCATGGTTTCTCTTCCttttctcgctcttcctcttgtttCTGCATTATTATTGCTTCACTGCGAATGGGAAGACAGGTAAAAGGCAGCAGCGAGAAAGCCGCCTCCCGGCGTCGGcatttatttctttttgttttctcttctttttcttttgggcttgtttGTGCTGCGGCCCCAGCAAGCTGGTCGGTTGGATGTTGTTTTATAATCTaaagcgggggaaaaccctttttcgtaaAAATATATGACTCGACCTGAGATAAAGGGTTCAATGCTTCCTAAAACAAACTACCAAAAACCTATTTAAGGGACCATCATATCTGTGATGAAATCGCTAGTGATAACTACTCCAGGTTTTGCCTCCGTTGGCTATTGCCTGGAGAAAAAAGTCCCATCGAGTCTACCAAAGACTGGGTTGCTGTTGTCTTGCCCATAATGTTGGTATTTTTCACATTTTTTGTGAGGGCGTAGGTAAGAGTCAAAGACCGCCTTGTCTGTTTCTTAGGAATGAAAGCTACGTTGCCCCTAACTAACTGCTCCTAGTTGAGTGCACCACAGAGCTTAATTCTGTCCTTTTACTCTGCCCGGCTAGCTTATAAGCAGCTGATCGGGCTTGTGATGATAAACTAAGCTGGTTAAGAAGAACCATTTCAGGAACCATTTCAGACAATAATTTCCCATGGCAGGTCTCGTCATGCTAGAGATGCTTCCGCGGGCATGGTTTCTGTATCTCTTCCCGCTCTTCCTCTTGTTTCTGCATTATTATTGCTTCACTGTGAATGGGAAGACAGGAAAAGGGCAGCAGCGAGAAAGCCGCCTTCCGCCTTCTCCACCGGCACTGCCCATCATCGGACACCTGCACCTCGTTGGCTCTCGCCCGCACGCCTCCCTCCGCGACCTCGCTGCAAGGCACGGCCGCGACGGCCTCATGCTCCTCCGTCTCGGCGCCGTGCCGACGCTCGTCGTGTCGTCGCCGCGTGCCGCGGAGGCGGTACTGCGCACGCACGACCACATCTTTGCGTCACGGCCCCGCTCCATGGTCCCCGACATCATCTTGTATGGCTCATCCGACGTCGCCTTTGCGCCATATGGCGAGCACTGGCGGCAGGCAAAGAAGCTCCTCACGAACCACGTGTTGAGTGTTAAAAAGGTGGAGTCTCTCCGCACCGTCTCCATGGAACAGGTAACTTCAAAAACAAAATATCAGTTTTCGTCCCGTTTGATAGAAATCCTTTTATTATCGCGACCAAGATTGTCACTGGGAATTGCGGGCCGGGGCTTGAAATACGATATGAAGCCTTGAAATTGGAAAGCATAAACGTCGTTCTAGTTAGATAGATTATGGGTTGGGAGGGAAAATAAAAATTAGATAATGAGTTGACGAGAAAacaaatagaaaaataaaattatTCAAGCCAAGAAATGCGCACAGGAAGGCACGTAGTGCGTCCGGACGGACTAAAAAGATACCATCATAAAACAGCCACAGTTTGAGGAGAAAGCATGAGAGCTGGCGCATATTTTGAATTGGTACAACCATAGACTGCCGGTTGGTTCTAACAATAGCGAGAGGAAAGGTCATGGATTGCCAAATCCATTAGGGCTCATTTAGTTGTTGGGGATGAGAAAACCTGGGCAAGAAACCCCAAAGGAGGGATTTCCCTGCTCACATGGGATCCCCATACAAAGCACGGAAAAAAAAACATGTTGCTGTTTGGACACCatggaaggaggggggaggagggaggaggaagagacGCTACCTTGGTCGAAGGAGTAGGAAGATGCTTGTCGTTGGAAAGGACAGGAGATCACGCGGCGTCGTGGCTTTCTTCGTCGCGAGAGAATTTGAGCTGAAGGTTTCCTCCCTGGTCCCTCGAGACATGGAAAACTCTCCCGTGGAAACGATGCCGGATCGGGAGGCAGAATCCCTGATGATTAGGCAACCAAATGGTCCGATACCTTCCACGGGCCGTCTAGCCTCGTGGGCTGTACGCCCTGGTTTTTGACCGGGATCCACGAGGGATTCTGTGCAAGCAAACAAGTCCTTGTAGATCTACTTAACACTGGCATCAATCTATGACTAAATGGAATGGTGAATTGATGAATAAACACCATCCAATAATTAGGATATTCCACATTTCTTACATATTTATTGGGAGCTTGATATATTTGTTTTCAAATCAGAATGTTGCCACTATATACATCCCGTTTTAGTTAGGGATTTCCTACCATCGGCGTTGTTTGTAATTTTGTTATCACAAACTTACCACGTCGCAAATAAAATGTAGAAAATTGACTTACATTTTGTCCTCTCCTAACAATTACATAAAAGTTAGCTACTCTCATACTTCAAGATACATGTCATCATAGGTGAGCATGGTGATGGCCAAGATTAATGAGGCCGCCGCAGTAGGAGGTGTGATGGACATGAGCAAGCTTCTCAAGTCATTCAAATGTGACATTGCGTGCCGCATCGTGTCGGGAGAATACTTCCTAAAAGAAGGACGAAGCAAGTTGTTCCAGGAGCTCACTAGCGAAACATCACATCTGCTAGGAGGGTTCAACATGGAGAAGTTCTACCCAACATTGGCTAGGGTAGGAGTAGGGCTGCTTAAGAGGAACATTAGTGCAAAGGCTGAGAGAGTGAAAAATAGATGGGATGATCTGCTGGACAAGGTGATCGATGATCATGATAGCAAGGACAAGTCAATGTTTGATTACAACTGTGGCAATTTCATAGACATTCTATTATCTATTCAGATGGAGTATGGTCTCACGAGAGAGCACATGAAAGCTCTACTAATTGTAAGTAccttaaaaaataaataaatatgtaTATATTATAGTGTCCTAATTAGTTGATATCCCCAGGATGTATTTTTCGGTTCAATAGAGACGATGTCTAACACTCTGGAATTCACATTGGCTGAGATCATGAGGAGCCCCCGCCTGATTGGGAAGCTACAAGACGAGGTAAGGAGTATCATACCCAAGGGACAAGAGCTTGTCAGCGAAGCTGACATTAACAAGATGGCATACCTAAGAGCAGTCATAAAGGAGTCACTCCGACTCCATCCTGTTGCGCCTTTACTTGCTCCACACCTGGCTATGGCTGACTGCAACATTGATGGGTACATGGTTCCTGCTAAGACACATGTCTTGATCAATGTATGGGCCCTTGGTAGAGACTCTAGCTGTTGGGAGGACGCTGAAGAGTTCATACCGGAAAGATTTATAGAAGAAGGAAGTGATATGGGTGTCAATTTCAAGGGGAATGATTTCCAGCTCTTGCCATTTGGGGCAGGACGCAGGATGTGCCCTGGTATAAACCTCGGGATCGCGACCGTCGAGCTTATGTTGGCAAACTTGATGCACCATTTCGACTGGGAACTCCCGCTTGGGGTTGAGAGAAAAGACATCAATATGACAGAGGTGTTTGGGCTAACTGTGTGCCGGATGGAGAAACTATTGTTAGTTCCCAAGTCATGCATGTAGCTGGATGGATAAATTCTTCAAATCTAAGTATTTTGTGATACCGGTATATTGTTGTGAAATAATTAATAGGAAATCCTGCCATTGGTGGAGCCAACATTTGATCATAGGGGAGGTCAAGAACATAATAACCAAAGCAGTATACCATATGTTGTACTTTctgtttgaattaccatggaattCTCTACTTATGCAACAATAGTTTATTATGAGTATGCATATCAACTGAAATGATATCGGGGTTAGCTTCGTCACCCCATGCAGATTTACATGTAATGTGTGCGCGCGTTTGATAGTAGCGATAGCGATGGAGattctgaatattttttaaaaaaatagcaGCGATGGCAGAGGcgttgctcctcttaatgatgccaTCATCACACTTATTCCAAAGGGGCCTGGGgctgttgtcatccgagattacCACCCCATCAACTTGGTGCTAATCAATGGCTCGCCTGGTGATAAATTTTCGCATGCCTGTGGGCTGCGATAAGGAGACCTTCTATCCCCCATCCTCTTCGTCCTTGTCATGGATGCGCTGACAGCATTACTCAAGAAAGGAGATGACAGCCACTTATTTGGTTCCGTTGCTCGTTGTGTATTACGAAGGAGGCTCCATATGCACAggaggccgaggcggccatgatATTTTTGCATATGTACAGATGGCATCTGGGCTGCGGTATAATTTGGTCAAAAGTTCTGCTCCCTCATCCACTGTGACGCGACAAATACTGATGTAGTTCTCCTCAAGCTTGCGTGTCCTATCAGGAGCTTTCGGGTGTGTTACCTTGGccttcctctctctgtctctcgacTGACGAAGATGGACCTTCAGTGGTATGTGGATCGTGTTGCTAGCCATTTGCCTACCAGGAAGGCCTTGCTGGCGCGCCGTGCTGGAAGATTGCTGCTTCTGAACTCGACATTACAGCAACTTGAAACAACCCCACGATTGTTCTTGCTTTGCCAGCTTGGTTCTGGTCCTGCATCCAGAAAACCCTTAGAGGATTCTTTTGGCGTTAGCACACAGAAGCGAAAGATAGAAATTGCCTGGTCATCTGGAGGCTTGTTTGCACACCAAATGAGTATG is a window encoding:
- the LOC123043138 gene encoding indole-2-monooxygenase, yielding MAGLVMLEMLPRAWFLYLFPLFLLFLHYYCFTVNGKTGKGQQRESRLPPSPPALPIIGHLHLVGSRPHASLRDLAARHGRDGLMLLRLGAVPTLVVSSPRAAEAVLRTHDHIFASRPRSMVPDIILYGSSDVAFAPYGEHWRQAKKLLTNHVLSVKKVESLRTVSMEQVSMVMAKINEAAAVGGVMDMSKLLKSFKCDIACRIVSGEYFLKEGRSKLFQELTSETSHLLGGFNMEKFYPTLARVGVGLLKRNISAKAERVKNRWDDLLDKVIDDHDSKDKSMFDYNCGNFIDILLSIQMEYGLTREHMKALLIDVFFGSIETMSNTLEFTLAEIMRSPRLIGKLQDEVRSIIPKGQELVSEADINKMAYLRAVIKESLRLHPVAPLLAPHLAMADCNIDGYMVPAKTHVLINVWALGRDSSCWEDAEEFIPERFIEEGSDMGVNFKGNDFQLLPFGAGRRMCPGINLGIATVELMLANLMHHFDWELPLGVERKDINMTEVFGLTVCRMEKLLLVPKSCM